taaaatgtattttatccttcctattgacacactaaagctaaagACATAACCAgattaagacaaatgcttttgtgatacATCTTAAGAGCCTAAAACTTTTACACagtaaaacacaaatctcactaGTTCTAGGGAAATAATCCTGATTATTTCTTGTATTGCTCTTTCTAAGGACTGCATCCAGCTATGCAAGTCTGATCTGACAGATGAAACCCCTGTCTACCCTGGACAAAGCCATCTGCAGCCTCCCTCAGAGCAAGAGCAAAATGAGGTCCTCGCACACCTATCCAGCATTTCCCTCATTCCCACCGCTGAGCAAATGGTCCCAGAGTCCAGCCCTCGGCACGAGCACAAGCGCTCTTACTCCATGGAGCACTTCCGTTGGGGCAAGCCAGTGGGCCGCAAGCGCCGACCCATCAAAGTCTACACCAACGGTGTGGAGGAGGAATCTGCCGAGACTCTTCCAGCTGAGATGAGGCGTGAGCTGGCGACCAATGACGATGACTACCCTCTGAAAGAGAACATCTTAAGCCAACAGAAGAAAGATGGCTCCTACAAAATGAACCATTTCCGCTGGAGCGGACCACCCACCAGCAAGCGCTACGGAGGTTTCATGAAGTCCTGGGACGAGCGCAGTCAGAAACCTCTTCTCACACTCTTTAAAAACGTAATCAATAAAGACCACCAGAAGAAGGACCAGTGAGGTGTATATGAGAGGTTTTGGGTGTTGAGAATGGTTTTTAATACACTTCTGTTAAATTTCTTCCCAGCAAAATTCTAGATGAGAAGATATCTtataatgcacagtaaacaatagAAACGAGGATGGGTTGTCTTGAATAGCACTTAATTTGTCAGTTTTAGCATTTATTCACAATTCTGAATAATGTACATAGAAATGCTGTGGTTATTAAATACTGGCTAGAGGCTAAAAGAAAATCATGTTTATCTTATTTATTGAGATGTACTATACTGTAAATTTTGAACATGTGATACATAAAGTATTTTGTTTCAAGCAGAGCAGAACAAACTGGTTCATTTCTGAGAAGCAAACACACATTAAATTCATTACTATACATATTCGTATCCCACAATATGTAGTTGCCAATAAAGCTATAAAGACAGGTCAAACTTTGATTTCATAAAATTAGTCTTTAATTGATATTCTGATTATTCACACCACATATGTACATCACTTAAGAATGGTTTCATTTAAGCAAACATTCACAGAACACAGTTCTGAAGTCATATCAGTTTGCATTGACGGTACCCAAACACATAACAGGGACAAAGTTGACATAATCATTACTAATTACAGTCCACATTGCTTGAATATTCTTAATAAGGA
The Xyrauchen texanus isolate HMW12.3.18 chromosome 22, RBS_HiC_50CHRs, whole genome shotgun sequence DNA segment above includes these coding regions:
- the LOC127662418 gene encoding pro-opiomelanocortin-1-like, which translates into the protein MVKGVRMVCPAWLLALAVLCEGGSEVRAQCWENDRCRDLSTEENILDCIQLCKSDLTDETPVYPGQSHLQPPSEQEQNEVLAHLSSISLIPTAEQMVPESSPRHEHKRSYSMEHFRWGKPVGRKRRPIKVYTNGVEEESAETLPAEMRRELATNDDDYPLKENILSQQKKDGSYKMNHFRWSGPPTSKRYGGFMKSWDERSQKPLLTLFKNVINKDHQKKDQ